The following are encoded together in the Acetobacter vaccinii genome:
- a CDS encoding gamma-glutamyltransferase produces MQYSHWQSADGYSSAVRPVLPGVDGAVCAAHPLAVAAGQDMLLRGGSAVDAAIAAQAVLCVVMPDACGIGGDLFALVRDSTGTSAISGAGAAPAKGTVCADDGANSITVPGLAGAWASMHARWGTLPFAVILSRAIALAEGGIEVSAAMVQTVQAQSSRLRANGAASWTLLGLTAGERFVQKELAALLRLFAEHGPLCFYEGEVAAHIARAVAAHGGALDEADLAAHMTDVGPALAVALGDMTMMVQPPPTQGVLLGMALRNFSGLSPHSVVQADHLAVELTEAAFAYRDRAAEGAALLDVELAANPNSASRRGGPRAYLHTAGVSVADRHGLVVSSLVSVFDDFGSCLLVPELGITLNNRAGGFTQGANAWAPGRRPVHTLAPALLCSPQGTLALATPGADGQVQTLLQLVMRMLCHGEDIAAAIAAPRWRSQGGSLLIEEGHPSHAGLAALGHDVVPMAPGATCFGAVVCTGIGANGAPFAVADWRRTTWAGVV; encoded by the coding sequence ATGCAGTATTCTCATTGGCAGAGTGCGGACGGATATTCCTCAGCCGTAAGGCCGGTGCTGCCGGGGGTGGATGGGGCTGTGTGTGCAGCCCACCCGCTTGCCGTGGCCGCAGGGCAGGACATGCTGCTGCGCGGCGGCAGCGCGGTGGATGCCGCAATCGCGGCTCAGGCTGTGCTATGCGTGGTCATGCCTGATGCCTGCGGCATTGGTGGTGACCTGTTTGCGTTGGTGCGTGATAGTACAGGCACAAGCGCCATTAGTGGCGCAGGGGCTGCTCCGGCTAAGGGAACAGTGTGTGCGGATGATGGTGCGAACAGCATCACTGTCCCTGGCCTGGCAGGGGCTTGGGCGAGCATGCATGCCCGCTGGGGCACGTTGCCGTTTGCCGTTATTCTGTCGCGCGCCATTGCACTGGCCGAAGGTGGGATCGAGGTCTCGGCAGCGATGGTGCAGACAGTGCAGGCTCAGTCCAGCCGCCTGCGTGCCAATGGTGCTGCATCATGGACCTTGCTGGGGCTGACGGCAGGGGAGCGGTTTGTCCAGAAGGAGCTGGCGGCGTTACTGCGCCTGTTCGCCGAGCATGGACCGTTGTGTTTTTATGAGGGAGAAGTGGCTGCCCATATAGCCCGTGCCGTAGCTGCCCACGGTGGGGCGTTGGACGAGGCTGATCTGGCCGCCCATATGACCGATGTGGGGCCTGCTCTGGCTGTCGCACTGGGTGATATGACCATGATGGTGCAGCCCCCTCCGACACAGGGTGTGCTGCTGGGGATGGCGCTGCGTAATTTCAGTGGCCTGTCCCCACACAGTGTGGTGCAGGCGGACCATCTTGCCGTGGAATTGACAGAGGCCGCTTTTGCCTACCGCGACCGGGCTGCGGAGGGTGCGGCCCTGCTGGATGTTGAACTGGCGGCAAACCCTAATAGTGCGAGCCGTCGGGGTGGGCCGCGCGCCTACCTGCATACGGCAGGTGTGTCGGTGGCAGACAGGCACGGGCTGGTTGTGTCTTCCCTTGTCAGTGTTTTTGATGATTTCGGGTCCTGCCTGCTGGTACCCGAGCTGGGTATAACCCTGAACAATAGAGCCGGTGGTTTTACGCAGGGGGCCAATGCCTGGGCACCGGGCAGGCGGCCGGTGCATACTCTGGCCCCGGCTCTGCTGTGTTCCCCCCAAGGCACATTGGCACTGGCAACACCAGGGGCGGATGGGCAGGTGCAGACCCTGCTGCAACTGGTTATGCGGATGCTGTGCCATGGCGAGGACATTGCAGCAGCCATAGCCGCCCCACGGTGGCGCAGTCAGGGCGGTAGCCTGTTGATAGAGGAGGGACATCCCTCCCACGCAGGTCTGGCGGCACTGGGGCATGATGTGGTGCCCATGGCTCCGGGCGCGACCTGCTTTGGGGCTGTGGTCTGTACAGGGATCGGCGCTAATGGTGCCCCCTTTGCTGTTGCCGACTGGCGGCGGACGACATGGGCGGGTGTCGTGTAA
- a CDS encoding ion channel: MRKLPSENKIAVYGIALMMAHNGFIIINPFMKKLIFDLPQKIYNFQSWQEVIIFLGVLEIPSFMIGFLILLMSCVILMRTRISWIFSIILLSSMIFLNIFISNHAYINSFYQFITLSSLIFYWKVFSKSNIGSTSILATASIISLIFYGILGSLYLGDQFTPKIESLPDAFYFVIVCMSTVGFGDIVPHTSFARIFTITVIIFGITIFAASVASIAGSLIRNNISRILHGGFAHVTRNNHYIIIGSSSLTQNVCQVLFTNGTIITVICPPGSKNLFPENMDVIEGDPSSAVTLKAAGADKAKYVVTLMESDADNAFNILAAKEIADESTKIISLANKSQNITKIKGTHPDGILSLEQLCCEIIVRTLNGDSINNDVLESFFSKTSSNN; this comes from the coding sequence ATGAGAAAATTACCTTCTGAAAACAAAATTGCTGTTTATGGCATTGCTCTCATGATGGCTCACAATGGGTTTATAATTATCAACCCATTTATGAAGAAACTAATATTTGATCTTCCTCAAAAAATATACAATTTTCAGTCATGGCAGGAAGTTATCATTTTTCTTGGTGTGTTGGAAATACCAAGTTTTATGATTGGTTTTCTGATTTTATTAATGTCTTGCGTTATTCTCATGCGAACGCGCATATCATGGATATTTTCAATAATACTACTATCATCCATGATTTTTTTGAATATTTTTATTTCTAATCATGCCTATATCAATTCTTTTTACCAATTCATCACACTCTCATCTCTTATTTTTTACTGGAAAGTTTTTTCAAAAAGCAACATTGGAAGCACAAGTATACTCGCCACAGCAAGTATTATTTCACTTATTTTTTACGGAATACTTGGGTCTCTTTATCTTGGAGACCAGTTCACACCCAAAATAGAAAGTTTGCCAGATGCTTTCTATTTCGTTATTGTTTGTATGTCTACTGTGGGATTTGGCGATATTGTTCCCCATACATCTTTTGCTCGCATATTCACCATTACAGTCATCATTTTCGGAATCACTATTTTTGCAGCGTCAGTCGCATCAATAGCTGGCTCACTGATCAGAAACAACATTAGTCGCATTCTACATGGAGGGTTTGCACACGTGACACGCAATAATCACTATATCATTATTGGGTCATCCTCTTTAACGCAAAATGTGTGCCAGGTATTATTTACCAATGGGACCATTATCACTGTTATATGCCCTCCTGGCTCCAAAAATCTCTTCCCGGAAAACATGGATGTTATTGAAGGTGACCCTTCTTCAGCAGTTACCTTAAAGGCAGCCGGTGCAGATAAAGCAAAATACGTTGTGACACTCATGGAAAGTGATGCAGACAATGCGTTTAATATTCTTGCAGCCAAAGAAATTGCAGATGAAAGCACAAAAATAATATCTCTTGCCAATAAAAGTCAAAACATCACCAAAATAAAAGGCACTCACCCGGATGGTATTTTGTCACTTGAACAATTGTGCTGTGAAATTATTGTAAGAACCTTAAATGGCGATTCTATCAATAATGATGTTCTTGAATCATTTTTCAGCAAAACATCTTCCAATAATTAA
- a CDS encoding YlbE family protein gives MTLPQKIAAANAQALSRLVAARPVWVDVQPAIDVLPGMTRATVLHAGPPIAWQDMCGPQKMGVVQAVLHEGLAETEDEAQRMILQGQVVVAPCHDYGAVGGMAGITSASSPMAVVHDPVHDRYGYSQLFQGPASGLLNRDEYNQEARKRWRWLETVLGPVLGTAIRSIAPIPVKPMIARALEMGDECHNRNSAGSGVILNALALALYDTCTDRALLQETLDYLKVNEQFSLCLSMAAGKAMADAIKGIEYSTVVSAMCRNGVDFGIKVSGLGEQWFTAPANRIEGLYFSSEWSDADAVPDIGDSSIMETIGLGGHAQAAAPVLQQFVNGSFARAVSTVHNMQLITVGQMMEFKIPTMDFIGAPAGIDIRKVVQHGLTPVIDTAIAHCKGGVIGAGQTQAPTGCFVAALRAFGQAYQQG, from the coding sequence ATGACACTGCCGCAGAAAATTGCCGCCGCCAACGCGCAAGCCCTGTCTCGGCTGGTAGCAGCCCGCCCGGTCTGGGTGGACGTGCAGCCAGCCATTGATGTCCTGCCCGGCATGACCCGCGCCACGGTCTTACATGCTGGCCCGCCCATTGCCTGGCAGGATATGTGCGGTCCCCAGAAAATGGGGGTGGTGCAGGCCGTGTTGCACGAAGGTCTGGCCGAAACGGAAGACGAGGCCCAGCGCATGATCCTGCAAGGGCAGGTTGTGGTGGCCCCCTGCCATGACTATGGAGCCGTTGGTGGCATGGCGGGCATTACCAGTGCCTCCAGCCCCATGGCCGTGGTGCACGACCCCGTGCATGACCGGTATGGATATTCACAGCTCTTTCAGGGCCCGGCCTCTGGCCTGCTTAACAGGGATGAATACAATCAGGAAGCCCGTAAACGCTGGCGCTGGCTGGAAACCGTACTCGGCCCCGTGCTGGGGACGGCCATCCGCAGCATAGCCCCCATTCCCGTCAAGCCCATGATCGCCCGGGCGCTGGAAATGGGGGATGAATGTCATAACCGCAACAGTGCAGGTAGTGGGGTTATCCTCAACGCACTCGCCCTTGCCCTTTATGACACCTGCACAGATCGCGCCCTGTTGCAGGAAACGCTGGACTACCTGAAGGTGAACGAACAGTTTTCCCTCTGCCTGTCCATGGCTGCGGGCAAGGCCATGGCCGATGCCATCAAGGGGATTGAATACAGTACGGTTGTCTCGGCCATGTGCCGCAACGGCGTTGATTTTGGCATCAAGGTCAGTGGCCTTGGTGAGCAATGGTTTACCGCCCCTGCCAACCGGATTGAAGGGCTGTACTTCTCCTCCGAATGGAGTGATGCTGATGCCGTGCCAGATATTGGTGACAGCAGCATTATGGAAACCATTGGCCTTGGAGGGCATGCTCAGGCTGCGGCCCCTGTCTTGCAGCAGTTTGTCAACGGCTCCTTTGCCCGGGCTGTCTCAACAGTACACAACATGCAGTTGATTACTGTCGGGCAGATGATGGAATTCAAGATCCCGACAATGGATTTTATTGGTGCCCCCGCTGGCATTGATATCCGCAAAGTTGTGCAACACGGTCTGACACCCGTCATTGATACAGCCATTGCCCACTGCAAAGGCGGTGTTATTGGCGCAGGCCAGACACAGGCCCCAACGGGCTGCTTTGTTGCGGCCCTGCGGGCATTCGGGCAGGCTTATCAGCAAGGCTGA
- a CDS encoding YlbE family protein, which translates to MSTLKDRIEAANTRTVDIIRQGKPQLIDVAPALDVLPGMLPNLILHSAPAIAWDDMCGPHKHGIIGAALWEGLASTPEDAERKLRSGEILTAPCHHHMAVGAGAGITSASTPMLVVENAAFGNRAYSCISEGGGLRLLKWGAYDETVFKNLTWQAKVFAPVLKQALRASGPIDIRNIISRAVEMGDECHNRSIAATAQFLKELYGHLMAVDMPAQDVRDSIKFLVESEHFFLHAIMAAAKSMLVPAEGIEYSTIVTAMARNGVDFGIKVSGLGDQWFIAKANPVRGLFFRAEWNDSNAAPDLGDSAITETIGLGGFIQPAAPTVTQYVQATMQQAIANTQDMLSICHATNPDVRIPAMDFAPGPLGIDIRKVVQTGITPLLDTAITHKEGGLIGAGEVHAPLACFEKALRAFAQTLEGQA; encoded by the coding sequence ATGTCCACTCTCAAAGACCGTATAGAGGCCGCCAATACCCGCACGGTTGATATTATCCGCCAGGGCAAGCCACAACTGATTGATGTCGCCCCGGCTCTTGATGTGCTGCCGGGCATGCTGCCCAACCTTATCCTGCACTCCGCCCCGGCCATCGCCTGGGACGATATGTGCGGCCCACACAAGCACGGCATTATTGGCGCTGCCCTGTGGGAAGGTCTGGCCAGCACTCCGGAAGACGCTGAACGGAAACTCCGCTCTGGCGAAATCCTGACCGCACCCTGCCACCACCATATGGCTGTGGGGGCCGGGGCTGGCATTACATCAGCCTCCACCCCCATGCTGGTGGTTGAAAACGCCGCATTTGGCAATCGGGCCTATAGCTGCATTTCCGAAGGTGGCGGGCTGCGCCTGTTAAAATGGGGAGCCTATGACGAGACAGTCTTTAAAAACCTGACATGGCAGGCAAAGGTGTTTGCCCCGGTGCTGAAACAGGCGCTACGGGCATCTGGACCTATTGATATCCGCAACATCATCTCGCGCGCGGTGGAAATGGGGGATGAGTGCCATAACCGCTCCATTGCCGCGACGGCGCAGTTCCTCAAAGAGCTCTATGGGCACCTGATGGCGGTGGATATGCCCGCGCAGGATGTTCGCGACTCCATAAAGTTCCTTGTTGAATCAGAGCATTTCTTCCTGCACGCCATTATGGCCGCTGCCAAGTCCATGCTGGTGCCTGCGGAAGGGATTGAATATAGCACCATCGTCACCGCCATGGCACGTAATGGGGTGGACTTTGGCATCAAGGTCAGCGGTCTGGGAGATCAGTGGTTTATTGCCAAAGCCAACCCTGTCCGGGGGTTGTTTTTCCGGGCGGAGTGGAATGATTCCAACGCTGCACCCGACCTGGGCGACAGCGCCATTACGGAAACCATTGGTCTGGGTGGCTTTATTCAACCCGCTGCCCCTACCGTAACCCAGTATGTGCAGGCCACCATGCAGCAGGCCATTGCCAATACGCAGGACATGCTGTCCATCTGCCACGCCACCAACCCCGATGTGCGTATCCCGGCCATGGACTTTGCCCCCGGCCCGCTTGGGATCGATATTCGCAAAGTTGTGCAAACCGGCATTACCCCCCTGCTGGACACCGCCATTACCCATAAGGAAGGCGGGTTGATCGGTGCGGGGGAAGTCCATGCCCCGCTGGCCTGTTTTGAAAAAGCCCTGCGCGCCTTTGCCCAAACCCTGGAAGGACAGGCATGA
- the fdrA gene encoding acyl-CoA synthetase FdrA, which yields MASRLIIRQREYHDSVRLMRVSEALRHEEGVTEAIAMMATANNRKILATSGLLTPEASTANPDDLIIAIVAETDAQAEHALGTAEQLLAQKPQSAQGALQPRSLDAAVAMQPQANLACISVPGAYAFREAKRALELGLNVFLFSDNVSLEHERSLKELAAAKNRLLMGPDCGTAIINGVGIGFANAVARGRVGIVAASGTGTQEISSLLDWLGLGVSQAIGTGGRDLKQDIGGLCMLQGLDLLAQDDGTDVIVVTSKPPSPEVADKVLAACAAIAKPVIVNFIGQDSTDEHGALKRTRTLAETAQAAAQALGVSVPLPALSTVEQEDFLQTSLSKRTPQQRYLRGLYAGGTLCYEALFLLHDVVGDVYSNLHHNAYALPDPFSSREHTVIDLGDDAYTESRAHPMIDPLLRNQRILKEAQDPQVALLLIDLVLGYGAHENPAALLAETVTQARAIAAAQGRHLPVIVTICGTRADPQNYALQAATLRAADILVARNNAEAVTLAGRYLRMLHD from the coding sequence ATGGCATCCAGACTTATCATCCGGCAACGGGAATATCATGACTCTGTCAGGCTCATGCGTGTTTCCGAAGCGCTCCGCCATGAAGAGGGTGTGACAGAAGCCATTGCCATGATGGCAACTGCCAACAACCGCAAAATCCTTGCCACGTCGGGCCTGTTAACGCCCGAGGCCAGCACGGCAAATCCTGATGACCTCATCATCGCCATCGTTGCTGAGACCGATGCCCAAGCCGAGCACGCGCTGGGCACCGCCGAGCAGCTTCTGGCGCAAAAACCCCAGAGTGCCCAGGGTGCTCTCCAGCCCCGCTCGCTCGATGCGGCTGTCGCCATGCAGCCACAGGCTAATCTAGCCTGTATTTCGGTGCCCGGAGCCTATGCTTTTCGGGAAGCAAAAAGAGCGCTGGAACTCGGGCTGAATGTTTTTCTGTTCAGCGACAATGTCAGCCTTGAGCACGAACGCAGCCTGAAGGAGCTGGCCGCAGCCAAAAACCGCCTGCTCATGGGGCCGGACTGCGGGACGGCCATTATCAATGGTGTCGGCATTGGTTTTGCCAATGCCGTTGCGCGTGGCCGGGTGGGTATTGTTGCGGCGTCAGGCACCGGCACGCAGGAAATTTCATCCCTGCTGGACTGGCTGGGGCTTGGTGTCAGCCAGGCTATTGGTACCGGCGGACGTGACCTCAAGCAGGACATTGGTGGCCTGTGCATGCTGCAGGGGCTGGATCTGCTGGCACAGGATGACGGGACCGATGTTATTGTTGTCACCTCCAAACCCCCCAGCCCGGAGGTCGCGGACAAGGTTCTGGCAGCCTGTGCTGCCATTGCAAAACCCGTCATTGTCAACTTTATCGGCCAGGACAGCACTGACGAACACGGGGCGCTGAAGCGCACACGCACATTGGCAGAAACCGCGCAGGCCGCCGCACAGGCTCTGGGTGTCAGCGTGCCGCTACCCGCCCTGAGCACGGTTGAGCAGGAAGACTTCCTCCAGACCAGCCTCAGCAAGCGTACCCCGCAGCAGCGTTACCTGCGCGGTCTCTATGCCGGGGGTACCTTGTGTTACGAGGCCCTGTTCCTGCTGCATGACGTGGTTGGGGATGTTTACTCCAACCTGCACCACAACGCCTACGCCCTGCCCGACCCGTTTAGCAGCAGGGAACACACCGTCATCGACCTGGGAGACGACGCCTACACAGAAAGCCGCGCCCACCCGATGATCGACCCGCTACTCCGCAACCAGCGCATTCTTAAAGAGGCGCAGGACCCGCAGGTCGCCCTGCTGCTGATCGACCTTGTGCTGGGATATGGCGCGCATGAAAATCCTGCCGCCCTGCTGGCAGAAACCGTCACACAGGCCCGCGCCATTGCAGCCGCGCAGGGCAGGCACCTGCCTGTCATTGTTACAATATGCGGCACCCGTGCCGACCCCCAGAACTACGCCCTGCAAGCTGCAACCCTGCGTGCGGCGGACATTCTGGTTGCCCGCAACAATGCCGAGGCCGTGACACTGGCCGGCCGTTACCTGAGGATGCTCCATGACTGA
- a CDS encoding ABC transporter substrate-binding protein yields the protein MGATKQLRIGVHYEPSNVDPHLGAAELALQMTNGVFDTLVNKTADGAYLPGLAETFSISDDHLRYTFHLRKDVVFHDGTPFTAHAMKISLDRARDPQNKSQLAGGLLGSYRESRAVDEHCLEIILDSPYALLLDALSQGWLAPVAPTCATSAGSTFITHPVGTGPFRFVRWNKGDCLIIRRNEAYAWAPPVVDNAGPPLVDEILFKFLPDDNARTAALLDGSVDMILAANPADAQTLRATAGLAVTTWPIRGVPVSLMMNIKRSPTSSLAVRQAISHALDVDALVQEVFRGEFTRAYGPVSQFTLGYEPGVENMYPHSPTKAATLLEQEGWMPGPDGIRERDGEALRVTFYALPVNFYPQFGAIVARQLALVGIAVDVELCSPPQWIQAGMQGLHNLIPQGKYASSSQLLGFVYHSRKSGPGSYGWSKRGPQDYPTIDTQIDAAETCLTPAEFVPHFATVQMDIMRAALAVPLHCNATLVAARDTIGGLRFDAIGAYPLFHDITFQQDEA from the coding sequence ATGGGTGCAACCAAACAGCTCCGCATAGGTGTCCACTACGAACCTTCCAATGTGGACCCTCATCTGGGTGCCGCCGAACTGGCGTTGCAGATGACCAATGGCGTTTTTGATACATTGGTGAACAAGACCGCTGATGGCGCATATCTGCCTGGACTGGCAGAAACTTTCAGCATTTCAGACGATCATCTGCGCTATACGTTCCACCTTCGTAAAGATGTGGTGTTTCATGATGGCACCCCCTTTACCGCCCATGCCATGAAAATATCACTCGACCGCGCCCGCGACCCGCAAAACAAGTCCCAGCTTGCAGGTGGCCTGCTGGGCAGCTATCGCGAAAGCCGTGCGGTGGACGAGCATTGTCTGGAAATCATTCTGGACAGCCCCTACGCCCTGCTGCTGGATGCCCTCAGCCAAGGTTGGCTTGCCCCGGTTGCCCCCACCTGCGCCACCAGTGCTGGCAGCACCTTTATAACCCACCCCGTTGGCACCGGCCCCTTCCGCTTTGTGCGCTGGAATAAAGGCGACTGCCTGATCATCCGCCGTAACGAGGCTTATGCATGGGCACCGCCTGTGGTGGACAATGCAGGTCCGCCTTTGGTGGATGAAATCCTGTTCAAATTTCTACCCGATGATAATGCGCGCACCGCAGCCTTACTGGATGGCAGCGTGGACATGATCCTTGCCGCCAACCCGGCGGATGCCCAAACCCTGCGGGCTACGGCTGGGCTGGCTGTTACCACATGGCCAATCCGTGGTGTGCCGGTGTCCCTGATGATGAACATCAAACGTAGCCCCACCAGCAGCCTGGCTGTACGGCAGGCCATCAGCCACGCGCTGGATGTGGATGCCCTTGTGCAGGAAGTGTTTCGCGGTGAGTTCACACGGGCTTACGGCCCGGTCTCACAGTTTACTCTGGGTTATGAACCCGGCGTGGAAAACATGTATCCCCACAGCCCGACAAAAGCCGCCACACTACTGGAGCAGGAAGGCTGGATGCCCGGCCCCGATGGTATCCGCGAGCGTGATGGTGAGGCCTTGCGGGTGACATTCTATGCCCTGCCAGTCAATTTTTACCCGCAGTTTGGAGCCATTGTCGCACGCCAACTGGCGCTGGTCGGTATTGCTGTGGATGTTGAACTCTGTAGCCCGCCACAATGGATTCAGGCGGGCATGCAGGGGCTGCACAACCTGATCCCACAGGGAAAATACGCCAGTTCCTCACAACTTCTGGGGTTTGTATATCACTCCCGCAAAAGTGGACCTGGGTCCTATGGCTGGAGCAAACGTGGCCCGCAGGACTACCCTACCATTGATACGCAAATTGACGCGGCAGAAACCTGCCTGACCCCGGCAGAATTTGTCCCGCATTTTGCTACCGTGCAAATGGACATCATGCGTGCTGCATTGGCTGTGCCCCTGCACTGCAATGCAACCCTTGTTGCCGCCCGCGACACAATTGGCGGCCTGCGCTTTGACGCTATTGGGGCTTACCCCCTTTTCCATGACATCACATTCCAGCAGGACGAGGCCTGA
- a CDS encoding IclR family transcriptional regulator domain-containing protein: MPASTCEPDIQDKPKTFVGSLSYGLNIIMAFGRANPRMTLSQVSEKTGMDRAGARRYLLTLVHLGFVSQDGRLFQLTPKVMELGYAYLSSVPLADKAQYYLDKVRDHCGFPMALGIRDGLDIVHIASANTDEFSFPALTIGRRFPIAYASAGRCILAMMEKPERDSLLKQITLEPLSDHSITSMEDLRRELRAIRKQGYAIVDQEMQLGVRSLAVPIFDVRNRIVASFNTFTFSSIVPVEKLMDDVLPEMLAAAQDIQHTLI, encoded by the coding sequence ATGCCAGCAAGCACTTGCGAACCAGACATTCAGGATAAGCCCAAAACCTTTGTAGGCTCCCTGTCCTATGGCCTGAACATTATTATGGCCTTTGGGCGTGCCAACCCGCGCATGACCCTGTCCCAGGTTTCGGAAAAAACCGGCATGGACCGGGCCGGGGCGCGGCGTTACCTGCTGACACTGGTGCACCTGGGCTTTGTGTCGCAAGACGGGCGGCTGTTCCAGCTCACGCCCAAGGTTATGGAACTGGGGTATGCTTACCTGTCCTCTGTCCCATTGGCGGACAAGGCCCAGTATTATCTGGATAAAGTGCGCGACCACTGTGGTTTTCCCATGGCTCTGGGCATTCGTGACGGGCTGGATATTGTGCATATTGCCTCGGCCAATACTGATGAGTTCAGCTTTCCTGCTCTCACCATTGGCCGTCGCTTCCCCATTGCCTATGCCTCTGCCGGGCGCTGCATTCTGGCCATGATGGAAAAGCCCGAACGCGACAGCCTGCTCAAGCAAATTACTCTGGAGCCTCTTTCCGACCACAGCATAACCAGTATGGAAGACCTGCGGCGGGAACTGCGGGCCATACGCAAACAGGGCTATGCCATTGTAGATCAGGAAATGCAGCTTGGCGTACGTTCGCTCGCTGTGCCTATTTTTGATGTCCGTAACCGCATTGTTGCCAGCTTCAATACCTTTACGTTCAGCAGCATTGTGCCTGTAGAAAAACTGATGGACGATGTGCTGCCAGAAATGCTGGCCGCTGCCCAGGACATCCAACACACACTGATCTGA
- the arcC gene encoding carbamate kinase, which yields MKLVIALGGNALMQRNEPLGMDVQWKNARVAAGALAAVARQHQLILTHGNGPQVGLLAMQAEAFKGAEPYPFDVMGAATEGMIGYILEQELGNILGYDVPVATLLTRVEVDANDPEFTDPSKFIGPTFEREQIDALIAEYGWTFRQDGRKWRRVIASPQPRRILWHRPIRWLLDNGAVVICAGGGGIPVATQDGQRMEGVEAVIDKDRASSLLAVQIPADLFIIATDVAGVFEHYDTPQQRLLRRVTPAELMAEQFAKGSMGPKIEAASRFVRQTGKPAAIGSLAEITDIVAGKAGTWIVPEGDAPA from the coding sequence ATGAAACTGGTGATCGCACTGGGGGGCAACGCCCTGATGCAGCGGAACGAACCGCTTGGCATGGATGTGCAGTGGAAAAATGCACGGGTTGCAGCGGGCGCACTGGCCGCTGTCGCGCGGCAGCACCAACTTATTCTAACCCATGGCAACGGCCCGCAAGTGGGGCTTCTGGCTATGCAGGCGGAGGCTTTTAAAGGCGCGGAACCTTACCCCTTTGATGTCATGGGCGCAGCAACGGAAGGGATGATCGGGTATATTCTGGAGCAGGAACTCGGCAATATCCTGGGGTATGATGTGCCCGTGGCTACATTGCTGACACGGGTGGAAGTTGATGCCAACGACCCGGAATTTACCGATCCCAGCAAGTTCATAGGTCCAACTTTCGAGCGCGAGCAGATCGATGCGCTTATTGCTGAATATGGTTGGACCTTCCGGCAGGATGGCAGGAAATGGCGGCGGGTCATCGCCTCTCCGCAGCCACGGCGTATTTTGTGGCACCGGCCTATCCGCTGGCTGCTGGACAACGGGGCTGTTGTTATCTGTGCCGGGGGCGGGGGTATTCCGGTCGCCACACAGGATGGCCAGAGGATGGAAGGGGTGGAAGCGGTGATTGATAAAGACCGGGCTTCCAGCCTTCTGGCCGTTCAGATTCCAGCAGATCTGTTTATTATTGCAACCGATGTTGCCGGTGTTTTTGAGCATTATGACACACCACAACAGCGCCTGCTTCGTCGGGTGACCCCTGCGGAACTGATGGCAGAACAGTTTGCGAAAGGTTCCATGGGCCCCAAAATAGAGGCAGCCAGCCGCTTTGTGCGCCAGACAGGCAAGCCAGCGGCAATTGGCTCCCTTGCTGAAATTACGGATATTGTTGCCGGCAAAGCTGGGACCTGGATTGTTCCAGAAGGTGATGCACCTGCATGA
- a CDS encoding DUF2877 domain-containing protein, protein MTGIRVRRVGAFIAPAVAHAAGPVRVLAVFPRHLYIIFRVGDEDVTAIICAPTEQDGPLCIVLEQWPDWTGLHGQYGFFQNGILKLGLYNIIFQDFCIFPSAVPIAEGKVLRSQSELIEIAQTIQHGSEFLSSVLVGKNLSFIKDDDVLMLETGLRENNASLLQSSATALAGVGMGLTPAGDDFLCGVMLAAWFYMPEARALCAPLRHGALGMTTTLSYAFLDSAAAGHASAVWCAFLDALKTSDHASSLYKHMVAVVAHGATSGADALAGFLWAAGIMQTESSR, encoded by the coding sequence ATGACAGGCATACGGGTGCGCAGGGTAGGGGCGTTTATCGCGCCTGCCGTGGCTCATGCTGCTGGTCCTGTGCGTGTTCTGGCGGTGTTTCCGCGCCACCTGTACATTATCTTCAGGGTTGGGGATGAGGATGTTACAGCGATTATATGCGCGCCAACGGAGCAGGATGGCCCGTTGTGTATTGTGCTGGAACAATGGCCAGACTGGACTGGCCTGCACGGGCAATATGGGTTTTTTCAGAATGGAATCCTGAAGCTTGGTTTATACAATATTATTTTTCAGGATTTTTGTATTTTCCCCTCTGCTGTGCCCATAGCTGAGGGCAAGGTTTTACGTAGTCAGAGTGAACTGATCGAAATTGCGCAAACCATTCAGCATGGGTCAGAATTTCTTTCATCTGTTCTGGTCGGAAAAAACCTGTCTTTCATAAAAGATGATGATGTTCTCATGCTGGAGACGGGGTTGCGGGAAAACAATGCAAGCCTGTTACAAAGCAGCGCTACGGCCTTGGCTGGGGTGGGCATGGGGCTGACCCCAGCGGGCGATGACTTTTTGTGTGGTGTCATGCTGGCAGCCTGGTTTTACATGCCAGAGGCCAGAGCGCTCTGTGCTCCCTTACGGCATGGGGCGCTGGGGATGACAACAACTCTATCCTACGCTTTTTTGGATTCAGCCGCCGCAGGTCATGCTTCTGCGGTGTGGTGTGCATTTCTTGATGCTCTTAAAACATCTGATCATGCTTCATCCCTTTATAAACACATGGTTGCCGTCGTGGCACATGGCGCAACATCCGGGGCGGATGCGTTGGCCGGATTTTTGTGGGCGGCGGGGATTATGCAGACGGAAAGCAGCAGATAA